A stretch of DNA from Yoonia sp. G8-12:
GGGTTTCATGCCTTGGCCATTGATGAGACCCGCCAGGCCTATGCCCCCGTGATGTGGCAATGCCCCGAAGGTTGGTCCGGCCATGTCGAGCAGGTCTGGTTTCGCGGAAATCACGGTGACGTGGGTGGGCAGGTCTGGCAGCATCCGCAATCACGGCCTTTGTCGAACATCCCTTTGGTTTGGATGCTGGAACGTTTGTCGGACTGCGGCGTCCCCTTTCCCGAAGGCTGGTGCGACCGTTTCATACAGGATGTCTCTGCACCCTCGATCGGGAACTGGCGGGCGTGGGCCAAGGTGTTTTTGTCGCGACGCAAGCGCAAGGTCTGCCAAGACCGCTCAGAGCGGCTTCATGAAAGCATCGGTGGTGAGCTGCCGCCTGTTTCAGTCGCTGCGCAATTTCATGATCAGACAAGTGGCTGAGCCGGTCGCGTAAAGCCTGTCTGTCGTGGCATCGCGGATTTCGCCGCGCGCCACCCCGGTGGACCGCCCCGCATGTTCGATAATGCCAGTCGCCAATATCTCGGCCCCGATTGGGATGGCACCGACCAAATTCACTTTATATTCGAGGGTCGTGTAGACCGAGCCTTTTGGCGTCACCGTCATCACAGCACAAGACATGCAGCTATCAAGCAAGGTGCCATACCAGCCGCCATGCACGCCGCCAGCTGGATTGCTATGTTGAAATTCCGGCTTGCCGCGGAAGGTAACTTTGCCTTCTTCCACTGCCTCCAGTGAATAATTCATAAGCGCCGAAATAGGAGGACGCGAGATGTGTCCGTCCTGCATCGCTTGCATAAACGCAAGGCCGGACATGGACAGTGTGGTCTCAAGATCGGGCATCTGGTCGGGGGTCGTGGCAGTGAACATGGGCAGCTCCGGGCGTTTTATCGCCCGAAGCTGGCGCGTTACGCCACGTTTTGCAACTGGACTTTTGGCGTCACACCAAGGGCATGGCACACATCTCGTGACAATTCGGGGCGGTTCAGCGTGTAAAAGTGCAAATGATCAACGCCACCCTGTAGCAGGTCATCACAAAGTTCGGTCGCGACAGCCGTTGCAAGCAGTTCTGTGGTGCCATCGCGTGTGGCGTTTTCAAAGGCATCACGGATCACTTGCGGGATGTGAGTGCCGCATTGTTTTGCAAAACGCTGGGTGCCGTTCCAGTTTTCAACCGGTAGGATACCGGGAATGATCTGGCCATCAATGCCTGCCTTGACGCAGGCATCACGAAAGCGAAAGAAGGTTTCTGCTTCAAAGAAGAACTGCGTAATCGCCGAGGTAGCACCGGCATCAAACTTGCGCTTGAGGAACGCAATATCGGCGGCGTGGTCGGTCGCTTCCGGGTGCTTTTCAGGGTAGGCACCCACGCGGATCGTGAATTGGCCCGTGTCGGCCAGTGCCGCGATCAGCGCGACCGAGCTTTCAAAACCTTCAGGATGCGCGGTGAATTTTTCCGCACCTTTGGGTGCATCGCCGCGCAAAGCCACGATTTCGCGCACGCCTGCTGCCGCGTAATCCTCTGCGATCTGCAAGGTCTCGGCGCGTGTTGCATCAACGCACGTCAGGTGCGCTGCAACCTTCAAACCGCTCGTTTTATGGATCGTCGTTACCGCCTCGTGGGTAAGTTTGCGGGTGGTGCCACCAGCGCCGTAGGTCACGGAGACAAATGTTGGGTCCAAAGGTGCCAGCGTATTGACGCAGTCCCAAAGACGAAAAGAGCCCTCAAGGGATTTGGGGGGAAGAATTCGAAGGAAACGGTCGGTTTGGACATGGGTGCACCTCTTGCTTGCTTTGATCTTTTGACAGCAGTAAGGAGTTGAGGCAAATTCATAAACTTCACCAAAGTCATGAGGGCGCCTCATATATGCATATCGAGTTTCGACATCTTCGGACGATCAAGGCGATCCATGACACCGGTGGGCTCGCGCGTGCTGCGGACCAATTGAACATTACACAATCGGCGCTCTCGCATCAAATCAAGGGCATCGAGGATCAGGCCGGAGTTGAGCTTTTCGTGCGGCGGTCCAAGCCGCTGAAATTGTCTGCTGCTGGCATGCGGATGCTGGCCGCCGCAGAGCAGATCTTGCCGCAGGTTGCTGCGTTGGAGGCCGAATTTTCGGGTCTCGTTGCGGGAAGTTCCGGGCGATTGCACATCGCAATTGAGTGCCACGCATGTTTTGAATGGCTGTTCCCTGTTTTGGAACAATTCCGCAAGGCCTGGCCCGAGGTTGATGTCGATATTCGCCCTGGTCTTGCGTTTGATGCTTTGCCAGCCCTGCGCAAGGAAGAGGTTGATCTGGTGGTATCCTCTGATCCTGAGGATTTGCCGGAGACAGATTTCACGCCGCTCTTTGACTATGAACCTGTGTTTGTGGCGGCGGCAAGTCATCCCTTGGCCCAGAAAGACGTGATCGAGGCCGAGGATTTTCGTGGCGAGACGCTGATTACCTATCCCGTGGATCGCGCGCGGCTTGATATCTTTTCGCAGTTACTCACGCCCGCCAAAGTCGAACCCGCAGCGGTGCGGCAGGTGGAGTTGACAGCCGTCATCCTGCTTTTGGTGGCGTCTAACCGCGGTGTTGCCGTCTTGCCGGATTGGGTTGTCAGCCAAGTGCGCTTTAATTCCGATTATGTTACGCGCCCGCTGACGAAACAGGGGATCACGCGCAGGCTATATGCCGCAACGCGGGCCGAAGACACCAGCCGCCCTTTCATGGCGCATTTGATCCGTCTTGCCCGCCAAGAAGCCGTAAAATTACAACGTGCAGATTAAGCAGCAGTTGTATTGGTGGACCGTGCCAGCGAACTGCGCGCTGCTAGCCGCATACAGGTTTCATCAAATGGCATCGCGGCGCCATAGTAAAACCCTTGCACATATTTGCAGCCCATATCGTGCAGCATGTTGCGCTGTTCTTCGGTCTCGACTCCTTCGGCGATCAGATCAACCTTGAGCCCTTTGCTGATGGTCACCAGTCCTTCGATCAGCACTTTTGCGGCGGGGTCAAGCCCGAGATCACGGACAAATCCTGTGTCCAGTTTGAGTTCGTCAAACTCTAATTCTTTGAGATGTTGAAGCGAGGCGTAGCCGGTTCCAAAGTCATCCAGTGAGATGCGCACGCCCGCATCGCGGAAAAGCTGGATGGAGCGGCGTATAATTTCACTAGAGCGTGCGATAAAAATGTCTTCAGTGATCTCGAATGTAAGTTGATGCCGCAGCTCGGGATAGCGTTCAAGGATCGCAAACAGCTCTTTTCGGCCCAAAAGCGTGGCCAATGTAACCTCGGACATGTTGATTGACATCTGGCCAGGATCCAGCCCTTCACGGTTCAAGCATGCAAGGTCCCTCAGCACGCGCTCGGCAGTATGGGCCGTGAAGCTGCCTTGCAGTCCCAGCTCGTTGATCATGGGCAGAAAATGGGATGGTGCAAGCAGGCCGCGGATTGGATGTTCCCACCGGGACAGGGCCTCAAAGCCGATGATTTCGCCAGTGTCGATCCTGACCTTTGGCTGGTAATAGGGCAAAATCTGGCCACTGTGCATAGCTTCCAGCAATATCTCGCGGTCTTTCAGCGTGGGGCGCACAGGAAACGCGCTTTTGTCGTAGATCATGATGTTTGTGTTCGAATCCTGTTTGGCCAGATACATTGCCTGATCCGCGCCTGACAGCAATTCGGGTGGCGTGTTCGCATCAGGCCCCTGCCGTGCAATGCCGATGCTGACGCCCACATCAAGTTGCTTTTGCTCAAAGGGAATCGTTTCACGTAGCTTGTTGGTAAGGTTTCGCGCAAAGGTGTTAGCCTGCTTTACCGATGTGACATTTGTCGACAGGAGGGCAAATTCATCACCACCGACCCGCGCGACGCGATCGCCGCGTATTGCCAGTTCTCTCAGTCTTGATGCAATTGCGCATAGGACGGCGTCACCGGCCTTATGTCCGTAACTGTCATTGATTGGTTTGAAACCGTCCAAATCAATCAAAAAGACGGTTACACCCTGTTTGTTGGCATGTTGGGACATCATGCTTTGCACCACTTCATCAAAGGCGCGTCGGTTCATCAGGCCGGTCAGACTGTCGCTACGTGACAGTTTTTCAAGATCGGCCAATCGTGCATTCGCCTCTTGCTGGGCTCTTTCCAGCGCTTGATGGGTGTCTTTCTGCAAGTTCATCGTGTCAAATGTGTTGGTGATGTAGACGACCGTCAGAAGGGTCGCGATAAACCACGCCACCGCGTCTGCACGAAAGGCAGGATTTCCCAATAGGACCCAATGCATCAGAAAAACAGCGGCAAAAGCAACTGCCATCTGGCTCCAATTGTAGACGGGAAGTAGGCCGAAAGTATTACTGACGTGAACGTAGATACCAAACACCCACAAATAACCGCAGATGATGAACGGCAGGCTATCGCTTTGGGATAGAATGACCCCAAGGCCGAGAAACGGAAGCATAGCCGCCCAATTGACCGCAAAAACAGCGACCGCCAAAGACAGGCTGAGTGGTTTTTCAAATCGCGACGCCCGCTTGTTGATGGGATATGTGAGGATTTCCAAAGCAAGAATACTTGCGCCGACGAGCAAACCCTGCGCGCCAAAACCCGCAACGTGGCAGATGCCGACCATCAGCATCGCCGAGCTCACGCGTTTTGGCACATCCCGACCAGAGATATGACCCGCGATCTGCGTTTGATGCAGGAAGTGGTTTATCAGTCTTTGTTGCATGCTATCCCACGCGTCATGGAAGGACGGTATGAAACAAAGCTGCAAACAAGCCGTTAAGATGTGCACGAAAAGTGATCGCACAGAAGGTCCTGTTGCCCCTTGTTCCGCCTAGCCACAGGGCCTATACGCCCCGCTTGATCCCCCATGAAGGACCCCGCAGATGGCTGGCAGCGCAAACCTAAACGTAATGATGAAAACCGCCCGCAAAGCAGGCCGTGGTTTGCTCAAGGATTTTGGCGAAGTCGAAAACCTGCAAGTGAGTACGAAAGGCCCCGGCGATTTTGTCAGCCGCGCCGATAAGGCGGCAGAGGCCCTGATCAAAGAAGAGCTCATGCATGCCCGTCCGTCCTATGGCTTCCTTGGCGAAGAGGGCAAAGAGATCGAAGGCGAAGACCCGACGCGCCGCTGGATCGTTGACCCGCTTGATGGCACCACTAATTTCCTTCACGGTCTGCCGCATTGGGCCGTTTCCATAGCGCTCGAACACAAGGGGCAAATTGTAGCTGGCGTTGTTTATGACCCTGTGAAGGACGAAATGTTCTATGCTGAAAAAGGCGGTGGCGCTTGGTTGAATGAAAGCCGTTTGCGCGTCTCTGGTCGGCATCGCTTGATTGAAAGCGTTTTCGCCACAGGCCTTCCCTTTGCTGGTCGTGCTGATCTTCCGCAAACGCTACAGGATCTTGCGCGTATTCTGCCTGCTTGTGCTGGTGTGCGCCGGTTCGGGGCTGCCGCCCTTGATTTGGCCTATGTTGCTGCTGGCCGCTATGATGGCTTCTGGGAACGTGGCTTGAACGCCTGGGACATTGCGGCTGGTATCGTCATTGTGCGTGAGGCAGGCGGTATTCTTGAGCCGATCAATCCCGAAGGCGACGTTATGGGCGATGGTCAATTGATCTGTGCGAACGAGCCTGTTTTTGAGACCTTCGCCAAGATCATCCGCAAGGGCTAGCGCCGGACAATCGGGATATTGCTACTGGTATATTGCGCCTCGGGATGCGGTGGGTGACCATGTGTCTGCCGCCAAAACAGCCGTCCGCCCAGTTTGATCCAAAGCGGCACCGTCAGAATAGTCCCGATCACAAAACCGCCCGCATGTGCCCAGTAAGCCACGCCGCCGCCTGATGTATTCACGCTAAAGCCGCTAAAAAGCTGCATGGCAAACCACACGCCCAGCATGATCCATGCGGGGATGGGGAAAATGCGGAAGAACACGATAAAGAAAATAAAGATGTCGACCCGCGCCTTTGGGAAAAGCAACAGATAGCCACCCATGACACCTGCGATTGCGCCTGATGCGCCGACTGTGGGAATGGTTGAAAACGGGTCCGTTGCGTATTGCGCCAGCGACGCGCCAATACCGCAGACCAGATAGAAGATCAGAAACGGGACATGGCCCATCTCGTCTTCGAGGTTATCGCCGAAAATCCACAGAAAAAGCATATTGCCCGCAAGGTGCAGAAAGCCTCCGTGCAGAAAAGTTGATGTGAGAACCGCTGCATAGTTTTCGCCATTCGACAGGCGGATTGGCAGAAGGGCATAGTCATAATAGAGCTGCGACAACGCGCGTTGATCCTGCAACAGGGCAAGCCCTGCCAAAAAGATTGCAACATTCAGCGCCATCAGGACAAGGGTCACATAAGGCGTGCGTTCAGAGGGGTTATGGTCGCGGATTGGAAACATAACGCGACCGTCCCCGAAGCCGCCCCAGCGGTCAAGTGAAAGCTGGAGCAGTACCCCCTGCAACTTCGGCAAGCAGTGCGGCATTTCCGCCCGCTGCGGTCGTATCAATGCAGACATGGCGTTCATGCAGCACATGGGCGGCATCAGGCATGCCGGTTATCAGCGCCGTAATAGGCCCTTCGCGCGTGCTCAGGGCGATCTCAAGCGCGCGTCCGGTTTCGGCATCGCCCCACCAAATCACGGCACCCAGTTCTTGGATTTCCCCCAATTGTGATGCGGTCACAGAACCCTCTGTGCTGATCCCTAGTCCGCCCAGCGACTTGACCGCGGCCACTTGTTCTTGTGCCACGTCGGCACCCGGCCCCATGCAAAGGACTGGACCACGCGGTTGCGTGCTGTGGCGGTTTGACTCGCCCGTTGGCCCGGGCAGGTCTGTTGGCTGCGCTGCGGCAGGCACCTTCGCCCCTGCAATCCGTTTCTTGAGCGCTGTCATATCCGCAGGCCCAGCCCATGCGGTATCTGTCATTGGTGCGGGTTTGGCCGCAAAGCGCGGCAGGTAGTGTGGCCCGCCTGCCTTTGGGCCCGTGCCGGAAAGCCCCTCTCCACCAAAGGGTTGGCTTCCGACAACGGCGCCGATCTGGTTG
This window harbors:
- a CDS encoding PaaI family thioesterase encodes the protein MFTATTPDQMPDLETTLSMSGLAFMQAMQDGHISRPPISALMNYSLEAVEEGKVTFRGKPEFQHSNPAGGVHGGWYGTLLDSCMSCAVMTVTPKGSVYTTLEYKVNLVGAIPIGAEILATGIIEHAGRSTGVARGEIRDATTDRLYATGSATCLIMKLRSD
- a CDS encoding LysR family transcriptional regulator, with protein sequence MHIEFRHLRTIKAIHDTGGLARAADQLNITQSALSHQIKGIEDQAGVELFVRRSKPLKLSAAGMRMLAAAEQILPQVAALEAEFSGLVAGSSGRLHIAIECHACFEWLFPVLEQFRKAWPEVDVDIRPGLAFDALPALRKEEVDLVVSSDPEDLPETDFTPLFDYEPVFVAAASHPLAQKDVIEAEDFRGETLITYPVDRARLDIFSQLLTPAKVEPAAVRQVELTAVILLLVASNRGVAVLPDWVVSQVRFNSDYVTRPLTKQGITRRLYAATRAEDTSRPFMAHLIRLARQEAVKLQRAD
- a CDS encoding putative bifunctional diguanylate cyclase/phosphodiesterase, producing MQQRLINHFLHQTQIAGHISGRDVPKRVSSAMLMVGICHVAGFGAQGLLVGASILALEILTYPINKRASRFEKPLSLSLAVAVFAVNWAAMLPFLGLGVILSQSDSLPFIICGYLWVFGIYVHVSNTFGLLPVYNWSQMAVAFAAVFLMHWVLLGNPAFRADAVAWFIATLLTVVYITNTFDTMNLQKDTHQALERAQQEANARLADLEKLSRSDSLTGLMNRRAFDEVVQSMMSQHANKQGVTVFLIDLDGFKPINDSYGHKAGDAVLCAIASRLRELAIRGDRVARVGGDEFALLSTNVTSVKQANTFARNLTNKLRETIPFEQKQLDVGVSIGIARQGPDANTPPELLSGADQAMYLAKQDSNTNIMIYDKSAFPVRPTLKDREILLEAMHSGQILPYYQPKVRIDTGEIIGFEALSRWEHPIRGLLAPSHFLPMINELGLQGSFTAHTAERVLRDLACLNREGLDPGQMSINMSEVTLATLLGRKELFAILERYPELRHQLTFEITEDIFIARSSEIIRRSIQLFRDAGVRISLDDFGTGYASLQHLKELEFDELKLDTGFVRDLGLDPAAKVLIEGLVTISKGLKVDLIAEGVETEEQRNMLHDMGCKYVQGFYYGAAMPFDETCMRLAARSSLARSTNTTAA
- a CDS encoding inositol monophosphatase family protein, yielding MAGSANLNVMMKTARKAGRGLLKDFGEVENLQVSTKGPGDFVSRADKAAEALIKEELMHARPSYGFLGEEGKEIEGEDPTRRWIVDPLDGTTNFLHGLPHWAVSIALEHKGQIVAGVVYDPVKDEMFYAEKGGGAWLNESRLRVSGRHRLIESVFATGLPFAGRADLPQTLQDLARILPACAGVRRFGAAALDLAYVAAGRYDGFWERGLNAWDIAAGIVIVREAGGILEPINPEGDVMGDGQLICANEPVFETFAKIIRKG
- a CDS encoding rhomboid family intramembrane serine protease, with the translated sequence MFPIRDHNPSERTPYVTLVLMALNVAIFLAGLALLQDQRALSQLYYDYALLPIRLSNGENYAAVLTSTFLHGGFLHLAGNMLFLWIFGDNLEDEMGHVPFLIFYLVCGIGASLAQYATDPFSTIPTVGASGAIAGVMGGYLLLFPKARVDIFIFFIVFFRIFPIPAWIMLGVWFAMQLFSGFSVNTSGGGVAYWAHAGGFVIGTILTVPLWIKLGGRLFWRQTHGHPPHPEAQYTSSNIPIVRR